A single Tenacibaculum sp. 190524A02b DNA region contains:
- the radA gene encoding DNA repair protein RadA produces the protein MAKTKTTFFCQNCGTQHAQWVGQCNVCKQWNTIVEEVIQKEEKRSWKTPSNKEKRVSKPLRVKEIQLNPEERFGTKNQELDTVLGGGLVKGAVVLLGGEPGIGKSTLLLQIALQISQKVLYVSGEESQSQIKMRAERLVSKNSNCLILTETNTQQIFKNIEEVQPDVLVIDSIQTLHTNIIEASPGSISQIRETSAELIKFAKETSTPVLLIGHINKEGHIAGPKILEHMVDVVLQFEGDRNHTYRILRSQKNRFGSTAELGIYEMLSDGLREVSNPSEILISKKDADLSGTAIASTLEGIRPLMIEIQALVSTAVYGTPQRTTTGYNLKRLHMILAVLEKRAGFKLGAKDVFLNVTGGIRVDDPAIDLAVVAAILSSNQDLAINPDVCFAAEVGLAGEIRPVSKIDQRILEAEKLGYKTFVASKYNKITSKNHSIKLILVSKIEEAFATLFA, from the coding sequence ATGGCAAAAACTAAAACTACTTTTTTCTGTCAAAATTGCGGTACGCAACATGCACAATGGGTTGGACAATGTAATGTATGTAAACAATGGAATACTATTGTTGAAGAAGTGATTCAAAAAGAAGAGAAAAGAAGTTGGAAAACACCATCAAACAAAGAAAAAAGAGTTTCTAAGCCTTTACGTGTTAAAGAAATTCAATTAAATCCCGAAGAACGTTTTGGTACTAAAAATCAGGAGTTAGACACCGTTTTAGGTGGTGGATTAGTTAAAGGTGCTGTTGTTTTACTAGGAGGAGAACCTGGTATTGGTAAGTCTACTTTACTTTTACAGATTGCTCTACAAATTTCTCAAAAAGTATTGTATGTTTCTGGAGAAGAAAGTCAATCGCAAATAAAAATGCGAGCAGAACGATTGGTTTCTAAAAACTCTAATTGTTTAATTCTTACAGAAACCAACACACAGCAAATATTTAAAAATATTGAAGAAGTACAGCCTGATGTTTTAGTTATTGATTCTATTCAAACATTACACACCAATATTATTGAAGCTTCTCCTGGAAGTATTTCACAAATACGAGAAACCTCCGCAGAACTCATCAAATTTGCCAAGGAAACTTCAACTCCTGTTTTATTAATTGGACATATTAATAAAGAAGGGCATATTGCTGGTCCTAAAATTTTAGAACACATGGTAGATGTAGTTCTACAATTTGAAGGAGACAGGAACCATACTTATCGAATTTTACGTTCGCAAAAAAATCGTTTTGGTTCTACTGCTGAACTAGGGATTTATGAAATGCTTTCTGATGGATTAAGGGAAGTATCCAATCCTTCTGAAATTTTAATTTCTAAAAAAGACGCAGATTTAAGCGGAACGGCTATTGCTTCTACTTTAGAAGGAATCCGCCCCTTAATGATTGAAATACAAGCTTTGGTTAGTACGGCTGTTTACGGAACACCACAAAGAACCACTACAGGTTACAATTTAAAACGCTTACACATGATTTTAGCGGTTCTTGAAAAAAGAGCAGGCTTTAAACTGGGAGCAAAAGATGTGTTCCTAAATGTAACTGGTGGTATTCGAGTTGATGATCCGGCTATTGATTTAGCAGTTGTTGCAGCTATTTTATCTTCTAATCAAGATTTAGCAATTAATCCAGACGTGTGCTTTGCTGCCGAAGTAGGTTTAGCTGGAGAAATAAGACCAGTTTCTAAAATTGATCAAAGAATATTAGAAGCTGAAAAATTGGGTTACAAAACGTTTGTTGCTTCAAAATATAATAAAATCACCTCTAAAAACCACAGTATAAAGCTTATTTTAGTTAGTAAAATTGAAGAGGCTTTTGCTACGTTGTTTGCCTAG
- a CDS encoding dipeptidase, which yields MQTIKQYITNHKQRFIDELIELLKIPSVSADPAYNQDVLSTADAIKESLEKAGCDKVEICETPGYPIVYGEKIIDPKLPTVLVYGHYDVQPADPIELWDSPPFEPIIKKTVLHPEGAIYARGACDDKGQMYMHVKALEYMTETGSLPCNVKFMIEGEEEVGSESLAWFVPRNREKLANDVILISDTGMIANDIPSITTGLRGLSYVEVEVTGPNRDLHSGLYGGAVANPINVLTKMIASLHDDNNHITIPGFYDKVEELSKDEREEMGKAPFSLEEYKKALDIDAVYGEEGYTTNERNSIRPTLDVNGIWGGYIGEGAKTVIASKAYAKISMRLVPNQDWEEITALFKKHFESIAPAGVKVKVTPHHGGQGYVTPIDNIGYQAASKAYFETFGVTPIPQRSGGSIPIVSLFEEELESKTILMGFGLNSDAIHSPNEHFGVWNYLKGIETIPYFYKYYTDLFKV from the coding sequence ATGCAAACTATTAAACAATATATAACTAACCATAAACAACGATTTATAGATGAACTTATAGAATTATTGAAAATTCCTTCTGTAAGTGCCGATCCAGCGTATAATCAAGATGTATTAAGTACAGCTGATGCAATTAAAGAAAGCTTAGAAAAAGCAGGGTGTGATAAAGTAGAAATTTGTGAAACACCTGGGTATCCTATTGTGTACGGAGAAAAAATTATAGACCCTAAACTTCCAACTGTATTGGTTTATGGGCATTATGATGTCCAACCAGCTGACCCTATTGAGTTATGGGATTCTCCTCCTTTTGAACCAATAATAAAGAAAACTGTACTTCATCCCGAAGGAGCTATTTATGCTAGAGGTGCTTGTGATGATAAAGGACAAATGTATATGCATGTGAAGGCTTTGGAATATATGACTGAAACAGGAAGCTTACCATGTAATGTTAAATTCATGATTGAAGGAGAAGAAGAGGTGGGTTCAGAAAGTTTGGCTTGGTTTGTACCTAGAAACAGAGAAAAATTAGCAAATGATGTTATTTTAATTTCGGATACAGGAATGATAGCGAATGATATACCTTCGATAACAACAGGACTTAGAGGGTTGAGTTATGTAGAAGTTGAAGTAACTGGACCTAATAGGGATTTACATTCAGGCTTATATGGTGGAGCAGTAGCTAATCCAATTAATGTATTGACAAAGATGATAGCGTCATTACACGATGATAATAATCATATAACAATCCCAGGTTTTTATGATAAAGTTGAAGAATTATCAAAAGATGAACGAGAAGAGATGGGAAAGGCTCCTTTTTCTCTAGAAGAATATAAAAAAGCGTTAGATATAGATGCAGTTTATGGTGAAGAAGGATATACTACTAACGAACGAAATTCCATTAGACCTACCTTAGATGTGAATGGAATTTGGGGAGGATATATAGGTGAAGGAGCTAAAACGGTAATTGCTAGTAAAGCATATGCGAAAATATCTATGCGATTAGTACCAAATCAAGATTGGGAAGAAATAACAGCATTATTTAAAAAACATTTTGAAAGTATAGCGCCAGCAGGAGTTAAAGTAAAAGTGACTCCACATCACGGTGGTCAGGGATACGTAACACCTATAGATAATATTGGTTATCAGGCAGCAAGTAAGGCATATTTTGAAACTTTTGGAGTTACACCCATACCGCAAAGAAGTGGTGGAAGTATTCCTATAGTATCATTATTTGAGGAAGAATTGGAAAGTAAAACTATTTTAATGGGGTTTGGTTTAAATTCAGATGCTATTCATTCTCCAAATGAGCATTTTGGAGTATGGAATTATCTAAAAGGAATAGAAACAATCCCTTATTTTTATAAATACTACACAGATTTATTTAAAGTATAG
- a CDS encoding chloride channel protein, producing MTQTKKILKRLLIWRYKNISERKFVYVLSVLVGFLAGMGTVVLKNFTYFFQYLLEGKFIKDVHYSFYFVFPIIGLFLVYYIKKKLIKKEIGHGISTTLHAVSKRSGIIERYKMYASLITAPITVGFGGSAGLQGPAVSTGAALGSGVAQLFHMNTKTRMLLIGCATAGAMSSMFKAPVAAIIFAIEIFSLDLAFASLIPLLLASVSAVITSYFFLGKDVLLGFELQDDFLIKDLLFYILLGVVTGIASVYFSKMYFKITKFFKLFKNPLHKLIIGGVAIGLMLYLIPPLYGEGYNIINNLLEGNTKGALQDLPYTIDYNNVWGVVIILLLISLFKAIAMTTTFAAGGVGGIFIPTLVMGSSLGNVFAKIINQLGGDVSESNCTLIGMSGLMAGVLHAPLTAIFLIAEITGGYDLFVPLMLVVAISFAFTKYFISNSIYTIELAKRGELITHNKDKNVMMMMRIDSLIEKNFKIIHPEMTLGEMLKTAVAKSSRNLFPVLDKDNRFIGIVLLDDIRPLMFEQEMYDKLTIQVLMKSAPAIIFYEESIAEVMKKFKESGAWNLPVIKNNKYIGFISKSKLLSAYRAKLIELTV from the coding sequence ATGACTCAAACAAAAAAAATACTAAAACGACTTCTTATTTGGCGTTATAAGAATATTTCTGAACGCAAATTTGTATATGTGTTAAGTGTTTTAGTAGGTTTTTTAGCAGGAATGGGAACAGTAGTTTTAAAAAACTTCACTTATTTTTTTCAATATTTATTAGAAGGAAAGTTTATAAAAGATGTACACTATTCGTTTTATTTTGTATTTCCTATAATTGGACTTTTTTTAGTGTATTACATTAAGAAAAAACTAATAAAAAAGGAAATAGGACACGGTATTTCTACTACTTTACATGCAGTATCTAAACGAAGTGGTATTATTGAACGGTACAAGATGTACGCTTCCTTAATTACTGCGCCTATTACGGTTGGTTTTGGAGGTTCAGCGGGATTACAGGGACCAGCAGTTAGTACTGGTGCTGCACTAGGTTCTGGAGTGGCGCAGTTGTTTCATATGAATACAAAAACTAGAATGCTGCTTATTGGTTGTGCTACGGCAGGTGCCATGTCTTCTATGTTTAAAGCGCCAGTAGCGGCAATTATTTTTGCTATAGAAATTTTTAGCTTAGACTTAGCTTTTGCCTCTTTAATTCCATTGCTTTTAGCTTCAGTTTCAGCAGTAATTACTTCTTATTTCTTTTTAGGTAAAGATGTGCTTTTAGGTTTTGAACTGCAAGACGATTTTTTAATTAAAGATTTACTGTTTTATATTTTATTAGGAGTTGTTACAGGTATTGCTTCTGTTTATTTTTCTAAAATGTATTTTAAAATCACTAAGTTTTTTAAACTATTTAAAAATCCGTTACATAAACTCATCATAGGCGGTGTAGCTATAGGGCTAATGCTATACTTAATTCCACCTTTGTACGGTGAAGGATATAATATTATCAATAATTTATTAGAGGGGAATACCAAAGGAGCTTTACAAGATTTACCTTATACAATTGACTATAATAATGTTTGGGGAGTAGTGATTATTTTATTACTAATTTCTTTGTTTAAGGCTATTGCCATGACCACAACATTTGCTGCTGGTGGAGTAGGTGGTATTTTCATTCCAACCTTGGTAATGGGAAGTTCTCTAGGAAATGTATTTGCTAAAATCATCAATCAATTAGGTGGAGATGTTTCAGAAAGTAATTGTACACTTATTGGTATGAGTGGATTAATGGCAGGTGTATTACATGCGCCTTTAACTGCTATTTTCTTAATTGCAGAAATTACAGGTGGGTACGATTTGTTTGTACCTTTAATGCTAGTGGTGGCAATTTCTTTTGCTTTTACAAAGTATTTTATCTCTAATTCTATTTATACTATTGAATTGGCTAAACGTGGTGAGCTAATTACGCATAATAAGGACAAAAATGTAATGATGATGATGCGTATAGATTCTTTAATTGAAAAGAATTTTAAAATAATTCATCCTGAAATGACTTTGGGCGAAATGTTAAAAACAGCAGTCGCAAAATCTTCCAGAAATTTATTTCCTGTATTAGACAAAGACAATCGTTTTATTGGAATTGTATTGTTAGATGATATTCGTCCATTAATGTTCGAACAAGAAATGTATGATAAATTAACAATACAAGTTTTGATGAAAAGTGCTCCTGCTATTATATTTTATGAAGAAAGTATAGCGGAAGTAATGAAAAAATTTAAAGAAAGTGGTGCATGGAATTTACCGGTAATCAAAAACAATAAATATATTGGTTTTATTTCTAAGTCAAAATTACTGTCTGCTTATAGAGCTAAGCTAATTGAGCTTACTGTTTAA
- a CDS encoding fibronectin type III domain-containing protein: MRIIPTILLLLCFSMYVTAQNKEGSCTTSTVMNDHFKKHPKEYQEFLKFNEYSKNFGKQRSKTQARLASSTIIIPVVFHIYGRTQNGSTITDENIINSLKMVNEDFQGLNPDFDTVDPLFVGRKSKTNILFKLAAIDPNGNPTTGIVDHAASGGQGNYNSPIVAADAWDNYKYMNVYITEKIHDDGKDSTRSGIAWYPSKKDSDANLARVVYNGRYLKGNTDDEFASILTHEFGHWLNLLHTFEGGCASLTQDYVSDTPQEDKASSDDGCIVGATDCGDSLINYENYMGYDSAGGCAKMFTKGQTDRMYAALNHSARFPLWQNANLIATGTGGSLAVTPRMHDGNTWKENTKFLTVCPGTNVKIGMQNVGLQNVELIKPNGSKDITPDGSTFWNLNNVQANDAGTYLIKYKDNNGGTGFGVVRIQVGFELVSWLKVNDDDWYSGDKLKACPGSNITIAMPSGLSGTKSLRLPNGSIHNVADNDGSWVFNNITNANAGVYTLIYDLGGCSYTTEVEVITQNKLTPWVALNNAWVQRDFVEACVGDKVHLGMQNIGTQNVTITGPNGFFDSTPDVGTGFEFTSITDQHYGTYTITWNDPASCSGSVDLVIRPTNNGLEGYVRDNANKWTKSNTIFACAGDNIAIGTHNKYAGKPLKLTRPDGTSTTTNEHTFWTFNNINGSNAGDYKIEYDNGRCYGETIVTVKVGVEDLSNKIQYQLNEAQYTNATNNTLTINEGDKIRLKIPQNLFNGSIAWTGPNNFSSDISTIEITDSADASIHGGTYTATITSTNGCNSANATQTVNFIINFGGGNDDTQAPSAPSNLTATNITTSSLTLSWGASTDNVGVTSYEVFRGATSIGTSTTTSFNVSGLTPATSYAFTVKAKDAAGNTSIASNQVNATTEDNADTQAPTAPTNLVASNISTTILSLSWGASTDNVGVASYEVFRGATSIGTSTTTSFQVNGLTSGTSYTFTVKAKDAAGNESAASNEVSVTTTEDSDTQAPTAPSNLTVSNLAETGLDLNWTASTDNVGVTGYDVYQGANKIATVAVTNYSVTGLQPDTNYSFSVKARDAAGNESSASNVVNTKTLGGDIGIPVTYCEASNAQGSLHITRVQFGGIDNSTGYTAYSNHTNISTNLNVGEATPLTVNLNNGHWTFNAVGVWIDWNNNGNFEDAGEKVYSKFAAGPYTANITAPSSASGNSVRMRVRVGYGSEAKITPCGADTYLGEVEDYTITVGGAVVDTQAPSVPSGVVASNITETTLSLNWVASTDNVGVTSYEVYRDGNSIGTTNTTAYNATGLVAGTTYTFTVKANDAAGNSSGLSSAINVTTSSPASGNVVYVDMNDVTINSGTTWSPFQMETGDGDTRFYTWYTSNSLRMLYTNNKPLVTNGTTGNVTYITEGTTVGSSSNFNTESQLTLSSNSYSDWHGKSGYIGFSFKISGATHYGWLYLTVSSDGNSVTFKDYAYNSTAGEGLIAQRPAGTSSKVGKSKEEAKQQVFSELKAYPNPFNNQSTIDLSSLGNEKITLSVYNILGKELMSKEYSRNPGSILIGDELEVSGSYFVKIITKSKTETLKIIKQ; encoded by the coding sequence ATGAGAATAATACCTACTATATTATTACTTCTATGTTTTTCGATGTATGTTACCGCCCAGAATAAAGAGGGTAGCTGTACTACATCAACAGTAATGAACGATCACTTTAAAAAACATCCTAAAGAATATCAAGAATTTTTAAAATTCAATGAGTATTCAAAAAATTTCGGTAAACAAAGATCAAAAACACAAGCTAGATTAGCTTCAAGTACGATTATAATCCCTGTAGTTTTTCATATCTATGGAAGAACTCAAAATGGATCAACGATAACTGATGAGAATATAATTAACTCTTTAAAGATGGTTAATGAAGATTTTCAAGGTTTAAATCCAGACTTTGATACTGTAGATCCATTGTTTGTAGGAAGAAAATCAAAAACTAATATTTTATTTAAGCTGGCTGCAATAGACCCTAATGGAAACCCAACAACGGGAATTGTAGATCATGCAGCTTCTGGAGGACAAGGAAACTATAATAGTCCAATTGTAGCTGCAGATGCATGGGATAATTATAAGTATATGAATGTATATATCACTGAAAAAATTCATGATGATGGCAAAGATAGTACTCGATCAGGAATTGCTTGGTATCCTAGTAAAAAAGACTCAGATGCAAATTTAGCAAGAGTTGTATATAATGGACGTTATTTAAAAGGAAATACAGATGATGAGTTTGCTTCGATTTTAACACATGAATTTGGTCATTGGTTAAATTTATTACACACTTTTGAAGGAGGTTGTGCTAGTTTAACTCAAGATTATGTGAGTGATACACCTCAAGAAGATAAAGCGTCAAGTGATGATGGTTGTATTGTAGGGGCTACCGATTGTGGTGATTCTTTGATTAATTATGAGAATTATATGGGGTATGACTCAGCTGGAGGATGTGCAAAAATGTTTACAAAAGGTCAAACAGATAGAATGTATGCAGCTTTAAACCACTCAGCACGTTTTCCTCTTTGGCAAAATGCTAATTTAATAGCAACAGGTACAGGTGGAAGTTTAGCAGTAACTCCAAGAATGCATGATGGTAATACTTGGAAAGAAAACACTAAATTTTTAACAGTTTGCCCAGGGACAAATGTTAAAATAGGTATGCAGAACGTAGGATTACAAAATGTAGAATTAATAAAGCCTAATGGAAGTAAAGATATTACTCCAGATGGAAGTACATTTTGGAATCTAAATAATGTACAAGCTAATGATGCTGGTACTTATTTGATTAAATATAAAGATAATAACGGAGGTACAGGTTTTGGTGTTGTAAGAATTCAAGTTGGTTTTGAATTGGTTTCATGGTTGAAAGTTAATGATGATGATTGGTATAGTGGTGATAAATTGAAGGCTTGTCCAGGATCAAACATAACAATAGCTATGCCTTCAGGTTTGTCAGGAACAAAATCATTAAGATTACCAAATGGAAGTATACATAATGTAGCTGATAACGATGGTTCGTGGGTTTTTAATAATATTACAAATGCAAATGCAGGTGTTTATACTCTAATTTACGATTTAGGAGGTTGCTCTTATACAACTGAAGTTGAAGTAATCACCCAAAATAAGTTAACTCCATGGGTAGCATTAAACAATGCATGGGTGCAAAGAGATTTTGTTGAGGCTTGTGTTGGTGATAAAGTACATTTAGGTATGCAAAATATAGGGACACAAAATGTTACGATTACTGGGCCAAATGGTTTCTTTGATAGTACACCAGATGTAGGAACTGGATTTGAATTTACAAGTATTACTGATCAACATTATGGAACTTATACAATTACTTGGAATGATCCTGCATCATGTTCAGGATCTGTAGACCTAGTTATTAGACCTACTAATAATGGATTAGAGGGTTATGTAAGAGATAATGCTAATAAATGGACTAAAAGCAATACTATTTTCGCTTGTGCTGGAGATAATATTGCGATAGGAACACATAATAAATATGCAGGGAAACCACTTAAGTTAACACGTCCAGATGGAACTTCTACAACTACAAATGAGCATACTTTTTGGACTTTTAATAATATTAACGGTTCAAATGCAGGAGATTATAAAATTGAATATGATAATGGAAGATGTTATGGAGAGACTATTGTTACCGTAAAGGTAGGTGTTGAAGATTTATCAAATAAAATACAATATCAGTTAAATGAAGCTCAGTATACAAACGCAACAAACAATACTTTAACAATTAATGAAGGAGATAAAATTAGGTTAAAAATCCCTCAAAATTTATTTAATGGAAGTATAGCTTGGACTGGTCCTAATAATTTCTCATCAGATATTAGTACAATTGAAATTACAGATAGTGCGGATGCAAGTATTCATGGAGGTACTTATACCGCTACTATTACAAGTACCAATGGATGTAATAGTGCTAACGCTACGCAAACAGTAAATTTTATAATTAACTTTGGAGGTGGTAATGATGATACACAAGCACCAAGTGCACCATCTAATTTAACAGCTACTAATATTACTACATCATCTTTAACTTTAAGTTGGGGAGCATCAACTGATAATGTGGGTGTAACTAGTTATGAAGTTTTCAGAGGAGCAACAAGTATAGGTACTTCTACAACAACATCTTTTAATGTTAGTGGACTTACACCAGCTACTTCATATGCATTTACTGTAAAGGCAAAAGATGCTGCTGGTAATACTTCTATAGCAAGTAATCAAGTGAATGCAACAACAGAAGATAACGCAGATACACAAGCACCAACAGCACCTACAAATTTAGTTGCGTCTAATATTTCAACAACAATACTTAGTTTAAGTTGGGGAGCATCAACCGATAATGTGGGGGTAGCTAGCTATGAAGTTTTCAGAGGAGCAACAAGTATAGGTACTTCTACAACTACAAGCTTTCAAGTAAATGGATTAACATCAGGAACATCATATACTTTTACAGTAAAGGCGAAAGATGCAGCAGGAAACGAGTCAGCTGCTAGTAATGAAGTTAGTGTTACAACAACCGAAGATAGCGATACACAAGCACCAACAGCACCAAGTAACTTAACAGTTTCTAATTTAGCTGAAACAGGATTAGATTTAAATTGGACTGCATCTACTGATAATGTTGGAGTTACTGGATATGATGTATATCAAGGAGCTAATAAAATAGCTACAGTAGCAGTAACAAATTATTCTGTAACGGGACTACAGCCTGATACCAATTATTCTTTCTCTGTAAAAGCTAGAGATGCAGCTGGAAATGAATCTAGTGCTAGTAATGTTGTTAACACTAAGACATTAGGTGGAGATATAGGGATTCCAGTAACTTATTGTGAAGCTTCAAATGCACAAGGTAGTTTGCATATAACTAGAGTACAATTTGGAGGTATTGATAATTCAACTGGATATACTGCATATTCTAATCATACTAATATTTCCACTAACTTAAACGTTGGTGAAGCAACTCCTTTAACTGTAAATTTAAATAACGGTCATTGGACATTTAATGCTGTGGGCGTATGGATAGATTGGAATAATAACGGGAATTTTGAAGATGCAGGAGAAAAAGTGTACTCTAAATTTGCGGCTGGTCCATATACAGCAAATATTACAGCACCAAGTTCAGCTTCAGGAAATTCTGTAAGAATGAGGGTTAGAGTAGGATATGGTTCAGAGGCTAAGATTACACCTTGTGGAGCAGATACTTATTTAGGAGAAGTTGAAGACTACACAATAACTGTAGGTGGAGCAGTAGTTGATACACAAGCTCCTTCAGTACCATCAGGAGTAGTTGCTTCTAATATTACGGAAACAACGCTTAGTTTAAATTGGGTAGCTTCTACCGATAATGTTGGGGTTACTAGTTATGAAGTGTATAGAGATGGAAACTCAATAGGTACTACTAATACAACAGCTTATAACGCTACTGGTCTAGTAGCAGGAACAACATATACATTTACTGTAAAAGCTAATGATGCAGCAGGAAACTCTTCTGGGTTAAGTAGTGCTATTAATGTTACTACATCTAGTCCTGCTAGTGGTAATGTTGTGTATGTTGATATGAATGATGTTACTATAAACTCAGGTACTACATGGTCTCCTTTCCAAATGGAAACAGGAGATGGAGATACTCGTTTTTATACTTGGTATACAAGTAATAGTTTAAGAATGCTTTATACTAATAACAAGCCATTAGTAACTAATGGAACTACTGGAAATGTAACTTATATAACAGAAGGAACAACCGTAGGTTCATCTAGTAATTTTAATACAGAGAGTCAATTAACATTAAGTTCTAATTCTTATAGTGATTGGCATGGGAAATCAGGATATATTGGATTTAGCTTTAAAATTAGTGGAGCTACACATTATGGATGGTTATATTTAACTGTTTCAAGTGATGGTAATTCAGTAACATTTAAAGATTATGCATATAATAGCACTGCTGGAGAAGGATTGATAGCTCAAAGACCAGCAGGTACTTCAAGTAAAGTAGGAAAATCTAAAGAAGAAGCAAAACAACAAGTTTTTAGTGAATTAAAAGCATATCCAAATCCTTTTAATAACCAATCAACAATTGACCTATCTTCATTAGGAAATGAAAAGATTACTTTAAGTGTATATAATATTTTAGGTAAAGAATTAATGTCTAAAGAATACTCTCGAAACCCAGGTAGCATCTTAATAGGGGATGAACTTGAAGTTTCAGGAAGTTATTTTGTTAAAATAATAACTAAGAGTAAAACAGAAACACTTAAGATTATAAAACAATAA
- a CDS encoding nuclear transport factor 2 family protein: MTTQEVANQWKQMCQEGKNLDCINELYAENVVSKEMPGVPYGELVSGKENVIKKGEEWFSNVVEFHSMEISEPVVAGNHFTSKMNFDITFKDRGRQQMEEVCVFEVKEGKIANEQFFYTM, from the coding sequence ATGACAACACAAGAGGTAGCAAACCAATGGAAACAAATGTGCCAAGAAGGAAAAAATTTAGATTGTATAAATGAGTTATATGCAGAGAATGTAGTGAGTAAAGAAATGCCTGGAGTACCTTATGGAGAATTAGTTTCTGGTAAAGAAAATGTTATAAAAAAAGGGGAAGAATGGTTTAGTAATGTAGTTGAGTTTCATTCTATGGAAATTTCAGAACCAGTAGTTGCTGGCAACCATTTTACATCAAAAATGAATTTTGATATAACCTTTAAAGATAGAGGAAGGCAACAAATGGAAGAGGTTTGTGTTTTTGAAGTTAAAGAAGGTAAAATAGCCAATGAACAATTTTTTTATACAATGTAA